CACTTAGCAATACAGTATATAATGGTGAGTTTGATATAAATGTAAGTTATAGTCAGACTCAATTAGAAACAATGCTTGAGTCAGGTAAATTTGTATTCCACAAGGTAAATGATAAGATTCGTGTATTGACTGATATAAATACATTTGTTACAACAACAGAAGAAAAGAAATCAGACTTTTCTAAGAACCAAGTAATAAGAGTATTAGACCAAATAGGCAACGATGTCGCAGCAATTTTTAACACAAAGTATTTAGGAAATATCCCAAATGATAATTCAGGAAGGATAAGTTTGTGGAATGATATTGTAAAGCATCATCAGGAGCTAGAAAGACTAAGAGCGATAGAAGATTTTAGTGCAGATAGTGTTACAGTAGAAAAAGGAGATACAAAAGAATCAGTGGTAATAACAGATTACATAACTCCAATATATGCAATGGAGAAATTGTACATGACAATAGTTGTACAATAATAATATTTGGGAGGAGGAATAAATTATGGCAGTTATGCATGCAAAGGATGCAATTAGTGCATCACTCGCTGAATGTTTTATAACTTTAGATGGAAATAGAATAAATTTCATGCAAGCAATTAATTTAGAAGCAAATATAGAAAAGGATAAAACAGAGGTTCCAATTTTAGGGAAGACGGGGAAAGGGAATAAAACGACTGGTTGGAAAGGGACAGGTTCGGCTACTTTTCATTATAATACATCCGTGTTTAGGGAGCTTCTTTTAAAATATAAAAATACTGGAGAGGATATATATTTTGATATCCAAGTGACCAATGAGGATCCAACATCAGCTGTTGGTAGACAAACAGTAATATTAAAAGACTGTAATTTAGATGGAGGACTTTTAACTAAGTTTGATGCGGATGCAGAGTATATAGATGAAAGTGTAGACTTTACATTTGAAGATTTTGAAATTCCAGAAAAGTTCTCTAGGTTGAACTAGTCGGAAAAACCGACAGGTTAAAAAATAGTAGAGGGCTTTATAAAGCTCTCTAAAATTATATAACAGAGGAGAGAAAATTATAATGAACAATTTAACAGCATTCCTAAAAGAAAATGCAATAAAGGTTGAAAATATAAAGTATGTTGCATCAAAAAGATATGTTGATGGAGATGGTAAGCCTATAGAGTGGGAAATACAAGGAGTTACATCTGATGAGGATGAAGCGATAAGGAAAGCTTGCACCAAAAAGGTGCCAGTCTCGGGGAAAAAATATCAATATACAACAGAGACGGATTACCAAGCATATGTGGGAAAACTTGCAGCACGATGTACAGTATACCCTAATTTAAATGATGCGAGTCTACAAGATTCATACGGTGTAATGGGAGCAGATGCATTACTTAAAAAGATGTTAACTGCAGGAGAATATGCAGAATATTTGATGAAGATTCAAGAAATTAATGGATTTGATGTGAGTTTTGAAGATAAGGTAGAAGAGGCAAAAAACTAATTAATGGAGGCGATGTAGAGTCCTGTGTGGCATACTATTGTCTTCATAAATTAGAAATATTGCCGTCACAATTTATTAATCTTCCAGTGAATGAAAAAGCTTTTATTGTAGCATCTATTCAATTAAAGATTGAACATGACAAAAAAGAAGCTAAAAAAATAAAAGCTAAAAGAAAGTAGGTGGGAAGGAGGGGGAAAATGGCGACAATAAAAAGTGCAATACAATTAACAGATGGAATGAGTCCGGTACTAAAGAATATGACAAATGCTTTAAATACAGTTATAAATAGTTTTGAGAGTATGCAAAAGGTATCATCAAATGCAATAAACGTAAATTCGTTACAAGGTGCAAGGGAAGAACTTAGTAAAGTAGAAAACGAATTTACTAGAATAGAGGAAAATATCAAGGATGCAAGCAATAAACAAAAACAGTTTAACGAAGATATGAGAAATGGTGGAAGTGCTGCAGATAGCTTAGGAAGTAAAATAAAAAGTATTGCAAGTGGGTTGTTAGGTTTTGCGGCAGTAAGGAAAGGAATAAGTTTTATTAGTGGTAGTATGGATTTAAATAATATACAAACAAATGCAGAGAATCAATTAAAAGTAACACTTAAAAACATGGGAGCAGTATCTGGGGCGTATGATGAGATTAAGAAGAAAGCCTCAGAGATACAGCAAAATGGTATATATGGGGATGAATCATTGATAGCAGGTGCAGCAGAATTTGCAACCTACATGAAAGATACAGATGCAATTAAAAAGATGATGGATACATTGGCTAACTATTCTATAGGTATGTCTGGTGGAGGAGAGCTAGATACACAAGCAATAGTGAATTATGCTACAAACTTAGGTAAGATAACCAATGGAGCATTTGATGCAATGACTAAAAAGGGTTTTACATTTACAGATGCGCAAAAAGCTGTTATAAATGGAACAGCTAAAGAAAGTGAGTATGTAGAAGTTTTAGGAGAAAAGTATAAAGATATGACACAAGATATGCGTGCTGCTACAGTTATAAGTGAGGTAATAGGTGAGTCATGGAGTGGGTTGTATGATAAAATGAGTAACACTCCACAAGGTGCTATAATATCGTTTAAAAATGCATGGGGTGATGTGAGGGAAGAAGTGGGTAAGGTAGCTTCTATAGGAATAATGGACTTTTTTAATTCTATTAGGGATAGTCTACCTACAATAAAAGAAATGTGTATGAGCTTTGCAACTGCAGTATCATGGATAGCATCAAGACTTGGTGATGTAATATCAATAGCAGCAGATGTTGTAGAATTTTTTAAATCTCATTGGTCAATAATAGAGCCAATAGTTTTAGGAGTAGCAACAGCTTTTATTTTATATAAAGGGGCAATGCTAGCGGCGGCAGCTATAACAGCAATACAAACGGCGGCAACATTTGCATTAACGGTAGCACAGCATGGACTAAATGCAGCAATGGCAGCTAGTCCTTTAACTTGGGTTTTAATGATTATAGTGGCAATTGTTGCTGCAGTAGTTGCAGTATGTCAAGCCATAGCCAATGCTACAGGTGTAGCAAAGAGCTTTTTTGGTGTTATAACTGGAGGAATTAATGTAGCATTAACTGCAATGAAAAATTTATTTTTTACGTATTGTAATATAGTATTAGGTATATGGAATGGCTTTTGGGCATGTTGCGATAATATAGGAATAGCATTTCATAATGCAATACAAGGGGTTAAATCATTGTTTTATAGCCTATTATCAACAGCTTTAAATGTGGTAGCTGGAATTTGTAAAGCTTTAAATAAATTGCCATTTATTGAATTTGATTATTCTGGTATTACTAATAAGGCAGAAGATTATGCTAGAAAAGCAGATGAAGCACAAAAAGGTAAGAAAGAATATGTGGATATAAAGGAAGCATTTGATAAAGGGATGAGTACATTCGAAACATTTAAAGATGGATGGGCAAAGGAAGCATGGGATAGTGGCTCAAAGTGGGGAGATGGAGTAGTAGATAGTGTCAAAAGTATGTTTGAAGTAAAAGGATTAGATACAAATGATGATTTAAAAAATAATACAGGACAGATAGCAGAAGATACAGCAGCCATGAAAAATTCAATGGATGCATTAGAAGATTCACTAGAGTATATGGTGGATATCGCAGAACGAGAAGCAATAAACAGATATACAACAGCAGAAATAAAAGTTGATATGACTAATAATAATAGTATCAATAATAGTATGGACATAGATGGTGTAGTTGATGCATTAAGTACTAAAGTATATGAAGCAATGTTAGTGAGTGCAGAGGGGGTGCATTACTAATGTATATATTTTTTATGAATGGTATAGAACTTCCAGTGACTCCTTCTAAACTAACCATAAGTATTAAAAACAACAATAAGACTATAAATCTTATAAACGAGGGAGATATAAATATATTAAAACAACCAGGACTAACAGAAATAAGTTTTGAAGCACTAATCCCACAAACTAATTATGTATTTGCAAAAAATGATAATAATGCAAAATATTATTTAGATCTATTTGAAAAATTGAAAGGGTCAAAGAAATCATTTCAATTTATTGTAATTAGGCTAAGAGAAAAAGATATTTTGTTTAATAGTAATATATCAGTAAGTCTTGAGGATTATACAATAACAGAAGATGCAAAAAATGGATTAGATTTAAATGTGTCAATAAAGTTAAAACAGTACAAAGCTTATGGTACAAAAAAAGTTATAGTACAAAATGGAGTGGCAATAGTACAAGATTCAAGAGATATAAAAACCGCTCCAGATAATAAAACACATGCAGTAGTCAGTGGAGATTCTTTGTGGGCGATATCTAAGAAATATTATAACGATGGTAGTAAGTATGATTCAATATATCAGGCTAATAAAACATTGATAGATGCTGCTAATTCTGGACAAGGTGTTAGTAAGTATACAATACACGAAGGTCAAGTACTTACTATTCCATAGGAGGTGTTTTTTGTGGGATATACGTTATATATACAACACGGAGAACGAATGTTTGAGCCTGTAGTAGAATCAGATGTGCAGTGGGAAACATCAAGAAAAGGAATGCCAGGTAAGCTAACATTTAAGGTAGTAAAGGATGATATTTTGAATTTTACAGAGGGGGATGCAGTATCGTTTTATGATGGAGAAGATATAGTGTTCTTTGGATTTGTGTTTAGTAAGTCTAGAAATAAAGATGGAGCGATTAGTGTTACAGCGTATGACCAATTAAGATATTTGAAAAATAAGGACACGTATGTATATGAGAATAAGACAGCATCAGAGGTTGTTCAGATGTTAGCAGAAGATTTTTCACTGAAATTAGGTAGTATAGAAGATACAAAACATAAGATTGAGACAAGGGTAGAAGACAATCAGACATTATTTGATATTATACAAAATGCATTGGACATAACATTGTTATCTACAAAGCAAATGTATGTGTTGTATGATAATGCAGGAAAGCTTACATTATCCAATATTGAATCAATGAAAATAAATGTGTTGATAGATGAAAATGTAGCAGAAGATTTGGATTATAAGACATCTATTGATGGAGAAACATATAATCAAATAAAACTTATATATGAAAATAAAGATGCAGGTAAGAGGGAGATATATATATCAAAAGATGGAGAGAATATCAATAAATGGGGAGTATTACAATATTTTGAAAAGATTAATTCTGATCAAGGGGCAAAAGATAAGGCAGATGGCATGCTAAAATTATACAACAATAAAACAAGAAATCTTACAATTAAGGAAGCGGTAGGATATTCTAAAGTTAGGGCAGGTAGTATGATTATGGTATCACTAAAGTTAGGAGAAATTGATGCTAATTCATGGCTTATAGCAGAAAAGGTAAAACATAAATATTCTGAAGGATTACATACAATGGATTTAGACTTAGTAGGAGGTGTGTTGAATGCCTAGTCTTAACGAAACAATAAGTCAGATTGCTAAGAATGCATATAGTGCAATAAAGCCGTCTGATATAATTTTTGGTACAGTAATTAGTA
This genomic window from Clostridiales bacterium contains:
- a CDS encoding LysM peptidoglycan-binding domain-containing protein, which translates into the protein MYIFFMNGIELPVTPSKLTISIKNNNKTINLINEGDINILKQPGLTEISFEALIPQTNYVFAKNDNNAKYYLDLFEKLKGSKKSFQFIVIRLREKDILFNSNISVSLEDYTITEDAKNGLDLNVSIKLKQYKAYGTKKVIVQNGVAIVQDSRDIKTAPDNKTHAVVSGDSLWAISKKYYNDGSKYDSIYQANKTLIDAANSGQGVSKYTIHEGQVLTIP
- a CDS encoding hydrolase; translated protein: MFEPVVESDVQWETSRKGMPGKLTFKVVKDDILNFTEGDAVSFYDGEDIVFFGFVFSKSRNKDGAISVTAYDQLRYLKNKDTYVYENKTASEVVQMLAEDFSLKLGSIEDTKHKIETRVEDNQTLFDIIQNALDITLLSTKQMYVLYDNAGKLTLSNIESMKINVLIDENVAEDLDYKTSIDGETYNQIKLIYENKDAGKREIYISKDGENINKWGVLQYFEKINSDQGAKDKADGMLKLYNNKTRNLTIKEAVGYSKVRAGSMIMVSLKLGEIDANSWLIAEKVKHKYSEGLHTMDLDLVGGVLNA
- a CDS encoding phage portal protein, with the translated sequence MNNLTAFLKENAIKVENIKYVASKRYVDGDGKPIEWEIQGVTSDEDEAIRKACTKKVPVSGKKYQYTTETDYQAYVGKLAARCTVYPNLNDASLQDSYGVMGADALLKKMLTAGEYAEYLMKIQEINGFDVSFEDKVEEAKN
- a CDS encoding phage tail tube protein; translated protein: MAVMHAKDAISASLAECFITLDGNRINFMQAINLEANIEKDKTEVPILGKTGKGNKTTGWKGTGSATFHYNTSVFRELLLKYKNTGEDIYFDIQVTNEDPTSAVGRQTVILKDCNLDGGLLTKFDADAEYIDESVDFTFEDFEIPEKFSRLN